AGTGCaggaagctggctggccagcccagCCCTCCAGGTCCCTAGTACCACTAGACAGACCatatccaactcaggtcctctttcTGAGAATGTACTGATGCATCACACAGTCACACCAGTTCCAGATGTATTAAGGAGGAGATTTCTTATAAGTTCTGATCAAACATAAAGAGCACTTCAAAAGTGACCATGGTCCAGCCATATGGGTTAAGCCAATATAGTGGAAAATTCTACTCACCAAACCTGATACACATTTGCTTGAGCTACTGTAATGAAGTATCACAAACTGGGTGACTTACATAGCATAGAATTATCATGTTAGAGTTCTGGAGGCTATAAGACCAAGATGAAGATGTCAGCAGGGTTGATTCCTCCTGTACATCCTGGCCTCCTACTCATCTCTGATGCTTTCCTTTGCTGTTCTTTCTTGGAGGAGCATCACCTCATGGCTGCCTGCCTGCAGTCTTTCAGCGACATCGCCATCACGGTTCTAGGAAGCCAGTCTCAGCTTCCACAGACCCAGACTCTTCTTTTCATGCTGATGTTTTAGCCCATGACACACTAGTCTTAATATCTAGGTTCTCATACAAATCTCTCAGCTCTGATGAGCCCCAGCCATGATAGCAAAGAAGATGCAGTTGCCTTCCGAAACCCTTCCGTGCTTCCCCCAGGCTGCTCTCAGAAGCTACATGCCCAACACATGGAGAATTACACAttctcacgcacacacacacacacacacacacacacacagcagggaaAATGTAGATATATATACTTCCTAGAGAAAGATGAGGTAATATCAGCCTGATATGgtggcttgtaatcccagtactcagaaggcagaagctagGAGTTCAGGGATAGCCTGggtatacagtgagttccaggctagcccaggctacaagAGACtctatctaaaaagaaaaggaggtccCAGGCTATGAGAAGACTATAGAATTCTGAACCTGACTATCCTCTTAATTAAAATGAGGGTAGAATTCTATAGTCACTTCAAGATCTGGTTCCCTCTCTGACTGGAAGTATAGGatcctgaaaaacaaaagccacactTTGAAGGGAATGTAAGGTGCTGGGGCTCAGCACAGGGGCCTGGGTCAGCGTGTAGGGCTTTGAGGAGGAAATCAAGACTGAAGTACGGCTAACGGAAGAAGTGGACTTCCAAGCTTGAAGGGTAGAGATTGGGGCTAGCTtgaggagctcccagggaccctGGATCAAGCAACActgtccctcttttttttttctggcacctGCCACGCCAACTCCATGACAGACAAAAGCCCAGAGAAGACAGACCCATGCTGTGGCCCTGAGCTCTTCAGTACTGAATTCAGCTGCAAGTCTTCCCCGCCTCTACTGCTTACCTTTGCATCTAGCCACATCTGACTATCACTGCAAACTCTATCCCTCCATCCTCTACCCTCCATCTTCAGTAATGCTCCTGTCTTAGCTGCTTATGCCGAAAACCTAGACATTATCTTGAccctttctctcatctcctctaTCCAAGCTCCCAGCAACTTCTCCTGACTGTCTTCAAACGAGACTCAGAAGGCAGCCACATCTCAGCAGCTCCTCTGCCGTTATCCAGGTTGGTAGCAGCAATACCACTTGCCTCACTATCGCATTAGACTTCCCACTAGCACAGTTCCCTGGAGCCTTCCTGCTCATGGCATCCAATTGaatcttttgaggctatgcccaAGTCACTGGaataaaaagatgagaaaaagagtCCAAGACAAGCCCCAGCAGAATCAGCAAAGACCGTGTGGCCTGCGCAGAGTGCAGGGGTTACTGGAGGGCTGAGGCCCCACAAACCAACTCCCCATTGCCCCACATTCACGACAGGGCGATGTGGTATATGCAAGCAAGTGAAGTGCTGGACATGTGCATGTATGGGATATATCCATCAATCTGTGTTCCTGCTCTCAGggtaattcatatatatataatataattcatatatatataatatataataatattatatatataatattattatatatataatattattatataatatatatatatatatatatatatatatatatatatatatattataggcCAGAGGTGTAGTTATGGGGTTATCTTGCACCACCCCTGGAATGCATGTGACTCCACTCCACTATTATCCCTGCAGCCTGCCTCTGACAAGAACCCAATGCCCAACCCCAAGCCAGCCAAGCCTATGGCTCCTTCCTTGGCCCTTGGCCCATCTCCAGGAGTCTTGCCAAGCTGGAAGACTGCACCCAAGGGTTCAGAACTCCTAGGGACCAGGAGCCCTGGGGGACCCTTCCAAGGCCGGGACCTGCGAAGTGGGGCCCACACCTCTTCTTCCTTGAACCCCCTGCCACCATCCCAGCTGCAGGTGAGGCCCGGGGCCCAGAGCAGGGCAAGCAGGGTGGGGTACTTGGGCCTATAGGTGTCGACCTTTACTGTGGCATGTGGCAGGAGGGGGGGCTGGCTGAGGCACAGGAAGTGGTTTATGGGTCCCAGGCAAGTCTGACTTATGCAGATATTGCAGGGCCAAGAAAATCCCCACTCTCCAGGCTTCAGAGATTCGAGGCTTTCCCCACCCCTCCTAATGCTCATCCTGATAGGAGACCTTCTTATGATCCCATGGGCACAGCCATGTATCCTCATCCCACTATGACAAGAGGAGATGGCTGGGGCCCAAGAAGGTAACAGTGTTGGGGCCAGCTCTACCCCTAGAAACTGTTGGACCTTGATGCATTCAGTCTCCATGAGCCTCAGATTCCACAGATGTGAACTGGATATGTCCATTGTTGCTACTGTGTGGGACTTTAGTGAAGAGCTGATGAGTGAGACACAGAACTATGAAGATGAGGCTCATGGCATCTCATTTCTCCCTCCAGCTGCCTACGGTGCCCCTAGTCATGGTGGCACCATCTGGGGCCCGACTAGGTCCCTCACCCCACCTGCAGGCCCTTCTCCAGGACAGACCACACTTCATGCATCAGGTATGGAATCTGAAcaggctgggaggagggaacAAAGAAGACAGCCATGGCGCAGAGCCCCAAATCCCGCTGAGCCATGGTCCATGTGTCCCTCAGCTTTCCACTGTGGATGCCCATGCCCAGACCCCTGTGCTCCAAGTCCGTCCACTGGACAAGCCAGCCATGATCAGCCTCCCGTCACCCTCTGCTGCCACTGGTGTCTTCTCCCTCAAGGCCCGGCCCGGCCTGCCACCTGGTAACACCTTCACAGTATCTCCAAGTTCTCTAATCTTTAAGCATATGCAATGTAAACTTTTCTGAATTATAGCCCTATGGAGGTATAGAAGGGTCTTAAGAGTCATGGAAATTCCAGTCTCCAAAAAAATATCAGGCTTAGAACCTTGAAGACatagaatgtaaaaataataataataataaaaaaaccacaAATCGCTATTATCAGTCAAAATGCCATCTTACCAATAGCCATCTTTAGGCTGCTATGCCAGAAGCCCTTGACTGTGGGAACAGCAGAGTCCTATGAGACAGTCTTCAAGGCTCAGGAAGGGGAGAGACCTTCTGGGACAAGCTGCAGAGTCTAGCCTGCAGCTCCAGAAGTACCCTGCCTCTACCCACAGGGATCAATGTGGCCAGTCTGGAATGGGTGTCCAGGGAGCCAGCTCTACTCTGTACCTTCCCACGCTCAGGTACACCCAGGAAAGACAGGTGAGCTGGCAGGGCTGGCAAAAAAAAGGttcctgctcccccaccccctggcacCTATTCCTCTGCTGACATCCCATATACTCCCATCCCCAGCAACCTTTTGGCTGCACCGCAAGGATCCTACCCACTGCTGGCAAATGGAGTCTGCAAGTGGCCTGGTTGTGAGAAGGTCTTCGAGGAGCCAGAAGAGTTTCTCAAGTGAGTAGCCTGACCCTACCCACAGAGTTCTGCTGTCTGAGCAAAGGTCTAGGTCTCACATCTCAACTCACCAGCCTCTCAGTGGATGATAAGAATCATAAAGATCAAGACTCCATCCCTCCctggctctgtgaccttgggcaagttacGGGTCTCTAGGCCCAGGTTACATCACATGTATGAAGAGACATAATAATAAAGGTATGTGCTGATAGTTACCTTCATTTTACACGCAGAAGGATCTAAGGCCACAGGGAATTAAGGATCAATCAAGCTCACACAGGGTCCTAAGGGATGAATCTTGAATATGAACACAGGCAGCCAGGTtccagaacccacacacctaaCTGCTTTGTCCCTCCTCCCCTCACACAAAACCCATTCCTGATTCTCaaatttctgtttctctagatGACTATAGAGCTCTTGCCCCTTTGCTCTCTATCTGCCATCCCTCCCCTTTTGTATCTTGTTAATCATCCCTAACTCTTGGCAATGGTACATATTTGCATGGCCAGGCCTTTGCATAGGCTGTACCTGACACCTGAAATGCCATGCCCCTGCATACCTCCTGTCTAATGTCATCCCCAGCACTTTGGCCAGACTCAAGGGTAAATAAGCTCGGGCCCTCTGGCCCGGCAGCCTGGAGTTGCTGAAGCGCATGTACTTAAGGCAAGCgtggggagtggggagacaaCTGAGCATAGGGAAATCTCCCAAACGGTCTGGGCTGTCCCTAACTGGTACACCAAGCCAAGAGGCCTGACCCACCGTGGTCAGCTACATGAAATCTTCTCCTTGCTCAGGCACTGCCAAGCAGATCACCTCCTAGACGAGAAGGGCAAGGCCCAGTGCCTCCTCCAGAGAGaagtggtgcagtctctggagcAGCAGGTAATGCCTGCGGGGTATGGCTGGGGGAAAGAAGGATGTGAGGGAGGACCATGGGAGGGAAGGCCTGAGCACGGTCAAAGTGTGCCTGAGAAAGACCAGGTGGAGGCCCCACTTTGCTGTACATCCCCACAGCTGGAGCTGGAAAAGGAGAAGCTGGGAGCTATGCATGCCCACTTGGCTGGAAAGATGGCGCTGGCAAAGGCTTCGCCTGTGGTGAGTACCCCAAGTCCAGAGGCAGCAGACTTCAACTGCTGAGGGCCAAGACGGGAGCCCTTAAGGACCAAGTGTCCTCTTCTCACATGCAAGCCCTGCCCTGTACAGACCATTCCCACCTCAGTAATATGCCAGATCTGAAGACACGCCTACTCTGCTTACAAACCTTCTGACCTGACTTCCGAAACATTATAATTCTGCCTTTTCAGGGCACATACAGAAGTCAGTGACCACAATGCACTAGCAGCAGAACTCACAGGGCCAGtgcagaaaggaaaatggagggcCTTCTGTTCAAATTTCAAGATAAACTCAGAATATCGAACAGTGTGTGACCACGTATTTCACATACCCAGTCTCAGGCTGATATGAACTTATTCAAGTCTTATACTAGAGCTACCATAATCATCCTAATGCACAAATGAGGACAACTCGGGTCAGGAAGATTTAGTCGATGCTCCCAGGAACACAGTTGGATGCTAGAGGATCCCAATTGAGCCCCTgctccccccagccccagcatCCATGGCTTCATAGCATGCTCATGCCTGTACTGTAATTAAGATGCAGCTTTACAGAGACCCACCAGAGCCTGCAGTTGACTTCTCAAAAGCATTGACCGTACTGGACACAGTAGCATGCACCTGTAGTCCTGGCTACTGGAGAGGCTGAAGGAGGATCGCTTGAACCctcaagttcaaaaccagcctggtcaacacagagagaccctgactcttctaaaatacaaagaaacagagTTGGGGAGAAACTTGAGAGGGAAAAGTGATTGCCATACAagtataaggacctgagttctgctgggtagtggtggcacatgcctttaatcccagaactcaggaggcagaggcaggtggatctctgtgagttggaagctagcctggtctagaaagctagttccagaacagctagagctacaccaagaaaccctgtcttgaacacccCTGACCaaaaaaggacctgagtttagatgcCAGCACCCACTCCAGATGCAGTACTGTAAATCTGTAATCCCGGTGCACCTAGATGGAGACAGACTTGCCCAAAATGCTGTACATGATAGCACAAGCCCTTAGTCCCAGCGCCcagcatgtgtatacacaccacacatacaaatcaGATAGAAATATAACCaaataaggaaatgcaaattgTAAAATAAAGTGGGGttggggaactggagagatagctcgggGATgaagagggcttgctgctctttcaggggaccagagtttggttcccagcacccacagagcagctcacagctatctctaactccagttccagtgggtCCAATGCACTTTTCTgccttccacaggcaccaggcacacaagtgatgcccagacatgcatgcaggcaaaactcccatacacctaaaataaaatgcAAGCTGATTTGGCAGTAATCTCAGCCCATCCTATGCTACACAGTACATTTTAGACTAGCCTGTACTATAGAGCGAGAGCCCACCTACATAAATATCCAACCAACCAagcagtcatttttttaaagtaaaatgaaaagcttagtgtggtggcacacacctttaatcccagcacttgggaggcagatgcaggcggatctctgtgagttctaggccagcctggtctatacactGAGCTCCAGAACAGACAgcgatacacagagaaaccctgtctggaaaaatatatatatgtatatgtatttatatatacacacatatacacatacacacacacatatttaaaataaaaagtgggagccagatgtggtggcacacacttataatcctagcactccagaggtagaacTAAGATAGAAGGTGCAAGGCCAGCTAGAGAtatacagtgagactgtctcagacacacacacacacacacacacacacacacacacacacacacacacacacaaatgaagtaagacaaaaagaaaatgaataggcaaacactcaggaggcagaggcaagtacaTCTCTGAGAGCtgcaggccagtcagggctacatagtaagacactgtcaataataataataataataattttaaaaccaaaataaatagacataaatgaggagggggaaggaagataaGCGATGGGGGAGAAGGTAGGGTAAAAGTGGACTGTGtgtattacatacatgtataaaattgtctACGTTTAACtaataagaaaatacaaactagTGTTTGAAAGGCTACAATGAAATGACAAGCTGAGGCGTCTCAATCACAACGCCCTTCCCAACCCCGTAGGCCTCAATGGACAAGAGTTCTTGCTGCATCGTAGCCACCAGCACACAGGGCAGTGTGCCCCCGGCCTGGTCTGCCCCTCGGGACGCTTCAGACAGCCTGTTTGCAGTGCGGAGGCACCTCTGGGGAAGCCATGGGAACAGTACCTTTCCAGGTCAGTACAAAGGAGctcccccatccccctcacccccactaAGAGCTGTGAGGAAACCGCACCTGAGTTTATTAGGCCTAGAAGCCCCCAACGGTTACAAATGCATAGCCCCGGGCCCGGGCCCGTGTATTGGGGGATTAGAGCCAGGCCTCACCTAGTTGGCATCTGCTATTTCATTTGGTCACCATGAGGGAGGAGCCTGGCTAAGGACATCAGGTGCACTCATCCAAGCTCACCAACCCTCTCCCACCTGTCAGGCCTGGGTTGGGAATTTACCAGGGACCACTGGCTACTGGAGTTGCTGACATGCCTTTGATGTGCAAATTCCTTGACTCCCTTTTAAAGTGAAGCGAGCTAGTTTGGCAGGAGTGCTGCAAATTAGACTCAGCTTATGGTGGGTACTCAGTAAACAGTACCTGTGTGTGAGCAtagaccccccacacacactccccacttGGTGCTAGTGGTAGGAATGGAGACCTTGGATTCCCAGTGCAGacaaagctgggggaggggagaggaggccaTGGGCTCTGATTTATGCCAACCTTCTGCAGAGTTCTTCCACAACATGGACTACTTCAAGTACCACAATATGCGACCCCCTTTCACCTATGCCACCCTTATCCGATGGGTAAGCAGGGTAGCTGAGGCCCAACAGCTGGTGGGCGAGGGCAGGGGAGGTTGGGAGGGGCTGCTTGCCTCCTACACTGCACCCATTAACAAACCTCAGCTCTGAGGAGCCCCAAGATGTGATCCTTCTTGATAGCTTCACCTCAGATCTAGCCCTCAACCCAAAACTACTGCAAGCCAGGTCAGTGCAAAGCAAACTGTAACACGACAAACTACCCTTTCCTTTGTCCACCACACCTCTAACATCATCCTTGACCCCATGCCCCCCCctactctttctcctcccccttgaCCCACAATTACAAAGCTGTCATAGCTCAGAGGGCCTAGAGTAGGCTGCCCCCTCAGCCATAACCCTGAGGAACATGCCCCTTATTCCACCTGACTCCAACTTCCAGGCCATCCTTGAAgccccagagaggcagaggacacTCAATGAAATCTACCATTGGTTCACTCGCATGTTCGCCTACTTCAGAAACCACCCTGCCACCTGGAAGGTGAGTTCCTCTGAGTTCCACAATAGCGGCTGGGATGTTCCAAGGGTGGTTAGCCTGGGGCTAGACATGTGGGGAAAGAGCAGGTCAGTCTCAGACTCAGGATAACTGTCTACCCTGTCCCTGTCTGGGGTCCTGGTCCTCCTTCCACAGAATGCCATCCGCCACAACCTGAGCCTGCACAAGTGCTTTGTGCGAGTGGAGAGCGAGAAGGGAGCAGTGTGGACTGTAGATGAATTTGAGTTTCGCAAGAAGAGGAGCCAACGCCCCAGCAAGTGCTCCAACCCCTGCCCTTGACCTTAAAACCAAGAAAGGGGGGGGGCAAAACCATGAGACTGAGGCTGTGGGGGCAAGGAGGCAAGCCCTGGGCGTACCTATGGAAACCGGGCAATGATGTGTCTGCCATCTTGCCTATCAGGGCCTCTGTTCCCTATCTAGCTGCCCTCCTGGATCTATCATCTGCCTTAAGGCTGAGAGGGGTACCAATCCCAGCCTAGCCCCTAGCCCCAACCTAGCCCCAAGATGAGCTTTCCAGTCAAAGAGCCCTCACAACCAGCTATACATTATCTGCCTTGGTCACTGCCAAGCATAAAGATGACAGACACCATCCTAATATTTACTCAACCCAAACCCTAAAACATGAAGAGCCTGCCTTGGTACATTCGTGGGCTCTCAAAGTTAGTCATGCAGTCGCACATGATTGCAATCCTACTGACTCATATCCCAAAGCACTCAAACCACAACATCTGGAACCACGGGCACTATCACACATAGGTGTATATGCAGACCCATACACAGCAACAGCACAGGAACCTTCACAATTACATCCCCCCAAACCACACAGGCATAACTGATCATACGCAGCCTCAAGCAATGCCCAAAATACCAAGTCAGACACAGCCTGTCAGAACTCGCTCGTGTACACTTACACATATGCAGCCCCTCTACTCTATCTCCTGAGTTCCATGAATATACAGCGACTCTCCAAGATGTACCCCATGTCTCACTTGTCACTGACCCCAGTTCCCTACCCCCAAGCCCCAATCCATGCCTAAGCGTGACCCACAGAAGAACTTCTCTTTTATTTGGGATCCAAGGCCCCTGGCCCCCAGTGCCCATCCAATAAACTGTGGTCAGCTAGACAATCACCCAGATCAGATATGGGGACATATAAGCAGACAGCTGGGTTTAAGGTCCCAGCAGAAGAAAACGGATACCAAATGAAAGAGAGTGCTAGAACAAGTGCTTCAGCGCTGTCTCCAGCACCCCCAAATTCCTGCCTGTGGTTAGGAGACATCCATCAGGGCTCTAGGCCTCTCGGACCCGGCCCAAGAGGCCAGCATTCTCCTGGCGAAGGGCTCGGTAGTCCTCACAGATCTTCTCCAGGTTGCTCAAAGTCTTCTTGCCCATCTCTGTCTCAATCTAAGAAAACAGGATGCACACTTCTTCAGCCCCTGCAGGCTGCCCCTCTACTGaactcctccctgctcctcccatcCCGGGAACAGCGGCCTGGCCTGTTCCTTCCCGTCACTGGGCTTCTGCGTATGTCCTTCCCTCCACTCCACCTACAGCAGCAGCTTCTGCCGTGGGCTCTGGGAGGCATTAGGAGCCGCAAGCTAAAAAGCCAGGGCTCAGAGTAGGCAACTGGCTAGCTTCAGGTCCCAGGCACAGTGGGCATGAAGGCAGAGCCTCTAGCTGTTGGTTGTTCTGGTTTCAAAGACTCTCAAGGCACAACAAGGAACGATCCCCTACCCTGTCTGCACTCCCCTTCCCAGTCCCAGGTCTCACCTGCTCCTCAAGATCTCGAACTTCCCTCATGATAGTGCCTGTGTCCTCAATGGTCTGGATGAGCTGACTGCAGTTCTGGAGACAGCAAGAAGACAAGGTTTGCACCTAGGCTGGCCCTCTCCAGCCAGCCCACCAGGCGCATGGCTCCCCTCACCTCATGCAGGGCAGCGAGGTACTTGTAGGCTTTCCGAACAGCATCATCCTTCTTAGCATCCTGATAAGACAAAGGGGATCTCGGAGATGGCAGCAGGCCATTCCCCCTTTTCCACTACTCTATGTCCCTGTAAGTCCACCCTTTACTAGTACGTTGCCTTCATCCTCCACAGAGCAAAGCTAGGCCCCAAGTAACAGTGCACCCAAAGGACTCACAGAGGGACAGGCAACAACCCAgtcccacctccaccctcccggaggccagcctgctccatACCTTGAACACAAGCTCATCAGTCACTGCAAATGTCCGGTCCAGCTTCCCAGAGAGAGAGTTGATTTCCTTCTGAAGTTCCTTTGTGTCTGACAAGATCTGGTTGAAAACAGATTAACTATCAGTGCACATCCTGGGCAAGGAAGCTGATCAGTGATAACACTCGAGTGCCTATACTTACATCCAGTCACGGTGTTGGGGTGACTATTATGTGTTGGATGTGCCTGAACAGCTCTGCTTAGTAGTGAGCATAAAGTCCCCGTGTGACCACCCTGTCTAACCTACATGAGCCATCAATCAGagccacagtgacatactttagtgatctcttccttctgcttccggATGTTGCCCACAATCTCCAGGATACGCTGGGTATAGGCCAGCCGGGACACATCTTTTGGCAGAGTCTCCAGTTCTGACACctaggtgggaacatggcaggcaTGAGCCCAGGCCCTACACAACCACCCTTACAACCCAAGGCCCTAAAGTAGGCCTTACCAGCTGCTTATAGACCTCCTCCTTCCGGCGAGCCTCTTCTGCAGCTGCTCGAACACTGTGGTGCAGCTCCTGGATTTCTGCCAGCCGTCGAGACGATTCCAGCTAGCAGGAACCCATAGGCAGAAGGCAGTGAGCAGAGCTCAGAAACAGCCCCCTATCTATCAGGGCAGTCCATCTACACTCAGCCCACTGTGCCATTTACCTCTCTACAGTCCTGGAGTCTTCTGAGGTGGCGGTACTCAGCAAGAAGTGGGACCCTGTGTTTCTCCCACTGACTTGCTAGATGGATGAGCCTCTGAGCGCTACTCTCCACCACAAGCTGGCAGGAGTCAGGGATATGTCAAGACAGGCGggatccatccacccacccctctcagcccaaccccaacccccagcccacCTGCAGCTTGGCGAGGTTGGCAGCCCCATCAGGCAGCAATTCCACCGTCCTGCTCTTCAGGCGCAGGGCCTGCTCCTGCTCGGCCACACTGAGTTCACTTTGTCGGCACTCGGTTTCCACCTGGTACACTCACAGCCAAGCTCCCAGTCATATACACAGCCCACAATCCCAGTGAGCCCATTATAGCCCTGGCCCAGCTCAAGACCTCACAGAGAACTCCAAGGCCTCTGCCTACTACAGGCTTCGGCATCTTCAGCTCTGTACTGACAGCCAGCTCTGAGAGGCCCTGTTAGGCCCTGCCCCTACATATCCACCTTGCTCCCCTGATGCCCATAGCTCCTATGGCCCCCTACAAAGCCTGACTGATGCCAAATGCATCCTCTGACAAATCTATAGTCTAACAAGCCATCAATCCTACATGCTGCTTTGCCTTACAAGTTCTCCTGAGCCTTCAAGAATACCAGAGGTCTCCAGGATGCTCCATAAACAATTATGGCATCTATAGATCTCTAGATGTCAGATCATCTCTCAAGGCCCCAGTTCTGACCTGGTCCAGCCCAAGTCCCGCTCCCAGCCCCTTACCTGCACAAGGTTGATTCCCAGGGTCCTCATGTCAGCTTCAACCTCTTCAATGTTGTGGTTCACACTTGCCAGCTGCTCCCGAAGGGACTCTAACTCCTGCTCTTGAGCTGCCCGTGTGTCCTGAGAAACACACGCCAGTCTAGGTGGAGTTACCAAGTCCAGAAGACAGGCAATAGCCCAGctgactctctctgtgtgtgagtgtgtgagtgtgtgtgtgtgtgtgtgtgtctgtctgtctgtttgtcttggACTCCTTACCTGTTCAGGCCTTTGAGAAGTAGCTGGTACATCTGCCACTTGAGCTGCCTGGACCTGGGGCTCCTATGGGTTACCAGAAGAAGCAACCTGACTTTCACACAAAGGCCAGCCTCAAACCCCCAAAGCACCCTCAAGCACTGGACCCATGTCCACTCAACCACTGACAGTTTTCAGATTGTTACTACAGGAGAATAAAGCgccatctgtaactgcagatTAGAGTGCCTGACCACAAGGAAACCTCCCTGGTGCTAACCCTGACGACCCTGACCCTACAACCACCATGACCCTATAACCTCATGATTCTATACCCACCCTGACTCTTCAACTACCATGACCCTATAACCACATAACCATCTGGACCCTATATCCACCCTGACCCTACAACCTCTTCATGATTCTATACCCACCCTGACCACCCTGACTCTACAACTACCATGACCCTATAACCACCTAACCATCCAGACCCTATATCCACCCTGACCTTTTAACTACTCTGACTCCATAACGACCCTGCCCAAAATGTCCACAAGAAAGATGAGTGCCTAAGGAGAAAAGAtgttcccaaaggaaaaaaaattcccaaaggAAAGCCAAAGGAAAGATGGGCTTTGTACTGGGAGCGCTTCACACTCTTACACAAGTGCCACCTATCTGTCTTTCCTCCACTAAAGTCTTAAGAAGCTAGGGGAGTCCTGTGGACACCCTGTCCTAGTTGGAGAGGACCTACTCAGTGGGCACCAGATCCTGTGTCAGTAACAGTG
This window of the Mus pahari chromosome X, PAHARI_EIJ_v1.1, whole genome shotgun sequence genome carries:
- the Foxp3 gene encoding forkhead box protein P3 isoform X1, whose product is MLPATSPDCLQTRLRRQPHLSSSSAVIQPASDKNPMPNPKPAKPMAPSLALGPSPGVLPSWKTAPKGSELLGTRSPGGPFQGRDLRSGAHTSSSLNPLPPSQLQLPTVPLVMVAPSGARLGPSPHLQALLQDRPHFMHQLSTVDAHAQTPVLQVRPLDKPAMISLPSPSAATGVFSLKARPGLPPGINVASLEWVSREPALLCTFPRSGTPRKDSNLLAAPQGSYPLLANGVCKWPGCEKVFEEPEEFLKHCQADHLLDEKGKAQCLLQREVVQSLEQQLELEKEKLGAMHAHLAGKMALAKASPVASMDKSSCCIVATSTQGSVPPAWSAPRDASDSLFAVRRHLWGSHGNSTFPEFFHNMDYFKYHNMRPPFTYATLIRWAILEAPERQRTLNEIYHWFTRMFAYFRNHPATWKNAIRHNLSLHKCFVRVESEKGAVWTVDEFEFRKKRSQRPSKCSNPCP
- the Foxp3 gene encoding forkhead box protein P3 isoform X2, which translates into the protein MPNPKPAKPMAPSLALGPSPGVLPSWKTAPKGSELLGTRSPGGPFQGRDLRSGAHTSSSLNPLPPSQLQLPTVPLVMVAPSGARLGPSPHLQALLQDRPHFMHQLSTVDAHAQTPVLQVRPLDKPAMISLPSPSAATGVFSLKARPGLPPGINVASLEWVSREPALLCTFPRSGTPRKDSNLLAAPQGSYPLLANGVCKWPGCEKVFEEPEEFLKHCQADHLLDEKGKAQCLLQREVVQSLEQQLELEKEKLGAMHAHLAGKMALAKASPVASMDKSSCCIVATSTQGSVPPAWSAPRDASDSLFAVRRHLWGSHGNSTFPEFFHNMDYFKYHNMRPPFTYATLIRWAILEAPERQRTLNEIYHWFTRMFAYFRNHPATWKNAIRHNLSLHKCFVRVESEKGAVWTVDEFEFRKKRSQRPSKCSNPCP
- the Ccdc22 gene encoding coiled-coil domain-containing protein 22, producing the protein MEEADRILIHSLRQAGTAVPPEVQTLRAFTTELVVEAVVRCLRVINPDVGSGLSHLLPPAMSARFRLAMSLAQACMDLGYPLELGYQNFLYPSEPDLRDLLLFLAERLPSDASEDADQPAGDSAIFLRAIGSQIRDQLALPWVPPLLRTPKVQRLQGSALQQPFHSSRLVLPELNSSGEPREFQASPLLLPAPTQVPQLLGRAASLLEHHAIQLCQHVNRDCPGDEDRVRWASRVPSQEDPRAPQQRLHKQLIEHLRQSWGPLGAPTQVRDLGEMLQTWGARATTGVPKGSRFTHSEKFTFHLEPQVQAAQVADVPATSQRPEQDTRAAQEQELESLREQLASVNHNIEEVEADMRTLGINLVQVETECRQSELSVAEQEQALRLKSRTVELLPDGAANLAKLQLVVESSAQRLIHLASQWEKHRVPLLAEYRHLRRLQDCRELESSRRLAEIQELHHSVRAAAEEARRKEEVYKQLVSELETLPKDVSRLAYTQRILEIVGNIRKQKEEITKILSDTKELQKEINSLSGKLDRTFAVTDELVFKDAKKDDAVRKAYKYLAALHENCSQLIQTIEDTGTIMREVRDLEEQIETEMGKKTLSNLEKICEDYRALRQENAGLLGRVREA